A genomic segment from Garra rufa chromosome 5, GarRuf1.0, whole genome shotgun sequence encodes:
- the LOC141334292 gene encoding cobalamin binding intrinsic factor-like, translated as MAMIAVSLLFFAASLLFPGLGQPADSGRLEHLPIKVTVINDLTNEQISYSTTVVEEGVMFGALNQLQVDTNMKFNFKYSVHNSFGLYLESVNGLAGSDQDQTYWELLSEKAGVVTPLEAGIGCYQPERDETLILRFTTWAKK; from the exons ATGGCTATGATAGCGGTTAGTCTTCTGTTTTTTGCAGCTTCGCTGCTATTCCCAGGGCTGGGACAGCCGGCAGACTCAG GCAGGCTAGAACACTTACCCATTAAAGTGACTGTCATTAATGATTTGACTAATGAGCAGATTTCATACTCCACCACTGTGGTAGAAGAAGGGGTTATGTTTGGTGCCTTAAATCAACTGCAGGTGGACACCAACATGAAGTTCAA TTTCAAGTACTCTGTTCATAATAGCTTTGGCTTATATCTGGAGAGTGTGAATGGATTGGCTGGATCTGATCAGGACCAGACATACTGGGAGCTTTTGTCTGAGAAAGCAGGAGTTGTAACTCCACTGGAAGCGG GAATTGGCTGCTACCAACCCGAGAGAGATGAGACTTTGATCCTGAGGTTCACCACTTGGGCCAAAAAATAG